The following DNA comes from Sparus aurata chromosome 3, fSpaAur1.1, whole genome shotgun sequence.
CATTGTTCCTTCATTTTGGATCTTTGTTCTGCTCTCCTAAACACTGTTTGCatctcttgtctctctgtgggTCACAAGTTGTGCATGTAGCAGagctaattttaaaaaacaacagtccagcagcatcacatttcctgtgtcatatatgtatgtgtgagtaAACTGTGTGGGCAACAGTGAATACAGCTCAgcacaaatgtgtgtatgtgaacacacacttctgcTTTACAGTGAAAACCTTGTATTTCCTCAAAGTCACTGTCAAGACTTAAAGACAATAGACAGCTTTAGTTTGTAGCttcaaatgtataaatattgtttatttgatgagtgtCTTGATTCCAAGGAGCAAACCAATAAAAGTCTAATTTTGAAACAATTTTAAGTGAAGTGTGTCTTTTCATGTGTTTAGCTGTGGtctgtcctgatgtcacttcctgtgttagAGGCTGTCCAAGTCAAAGACAGAACGCTTAACTACACAGTCAAACCTGTTCAAGAATAGCTTCAGTTAAGTTTCCAGTTTGTAAAGATGTCTGCAGAAATTCTTGCTGCACCAGATTCCAGCTTCAATGTGAGATTCAtcagaacagagaacagaggagagggagaggagatggaggtggagatcttagaggatgaagagcatcACGCTGATCTCGGCTCACAACAAGCCAGTAAGTCTTAAATGATGACTATTGGACAAAGGGAAGTTAGCTCAAATGTTTATGTGGctatatttaaattaaatactgAGTGAAAATGATCAATTCATCAGTTCACCATCAGTCACCGCTGACTACGGATCATTATCAGCTGTCTTGGCGCTCTAATCTGGTGTAACGTCACTCATTATTCTTATAGAGGGAATGACAATGagcaacaaacactccacagttTAAAGTGTCACTTCAGACTTCATAccaacataataaaaatgttgtctatgtatttttcctctgtaggaccaaacactgaacagaacggTGCAGCTGTCAAAAGAAGGTGTTTCAGAGCTCCTGCAGTGACTCTGGGAGTGATGTATCTGCTCATGTTGGCTGGAATCTACATACGCTGTGAGTAACTCAGTTTTTAATCCAAACTGTCATATATTGATGAATTAGTAATGTCATGTTTTAGGCTTCTTTCAGTTAGATAACACAGTAGGTGCAGGTTCATCTTTATTGTCATCGTATCACTTTGTTCCTGTGATCAGAGTTTTGTCCAAGAGACATTTTAGGACCAACACTAAAGCTAGTCAGCACAGGTTGTTTCTCACTGTGTAGAAGAGGAAGTTAACATTATTCATGAAGACAAAGACGTAACCCTACACAATCCATACACTGTTAGGAGAGCATTTCTCTGAGGATGTATAGAAATCTTaaccacaaacaacaatgtTTCTTGCCACTGGCCCAGTCTGGTCAGTCTGTTGAGAATCTACTGGTCCAAACTCATTTTTTACCTGCCCTGAATGTAGTTTCTACTTGGAGTACTTCTACTACATCACAGAGGTAAATACTGTACTTTCGACTCTAGTCTGAAAGATGTAGTTACTGGTTATTTTTGTACATGACATCTTTTCATTAATGTTGCTGGTATGTCTCATGGTTTTCAAACTACTATTAACATCATTATCAACCCTCATGCAacagtatccagtggaaattgagggtaatgtttctgcaaaaccacagatcagTTAAAACTTTGCAACTTAAAATTGTATAATTTAGGCACAAATACCACTTGGTTATggttaagaaaacatcatggttctGCTTAAAACTAATTTTGTTCACCACAAAAACCACTGCAAATGTCCACAGTGGTCATTTAGAAACACCTGATTTGTTcttcacaaaaacagacagaaatttGTCTGGTGtccttgaaaatatccagtgttgtGACTCAAACTGCAGTGATCCATTTGGCTGTAACAATGCCACCACCAGCTGCAACAGCTGTTttaataacaagaagaaaacagagtttTGACTGAAGGGGGGATTTAAATAGTGGTCTAAAGCCATTATGATTCTTCAGAAGTCTGAGTCATAAAAATCAAGTGTCCGGCCTGATCTGACATATGATTGGCTGCCTGAACAAGAGAgacagttctgtgtgtgagcTCGCAGTGACCGCAAAGAAAAGGGAAGTGCTCGGAAAAAAGATGCTCTGAGCATCATCTTTCCTCTGCACTCACTCCTcattaaaaacagttaaaaaagatGCAGTCGCTCACAGAAAAACGTTCAAAGCCCCTACTGAGGagtgtaaaaagtaaaagtacaaaaaagaaaaaatgttcattgtttcacaaaataaaataatatcacGCTAGAAGAAAGGTCAAAATGACGCCAGACAGCAGTGCAAGGTTTTATTGTTCAATGGTGGATTGACAGATGATGTAATACTGCGTTTCAACGTCtaaattaaatgatttattgtaAAATCTTCACTTTGTTAAACTTGTTGGAGAACTGTTTTAGTTTCTCTATAAGCCAACAcctataaataaaaacaacttagAAACCAACATTTCCTGTTTcggacagaagagagagagagagagagagagagtgtgtgtgtgtgtgtgtgcatgtgtgtgtgtgtgaagcagtcAAACCAATGTGTGAATTAGTGTGAGCAGATCTATCGAAAACCCTGAAACTTTGTACCTCCAAACTCTAATgtttaaacaaagaaacaatagaATTATTCTGTGTGTATTCATAGTTTATCTAAATGTTATCATAAATCTAAAGATAAGACAGTTCTGTTGTCTAGATGTTATAAAGTCCACAATGTTTTCATAAAGAGTCAAGTGAATGAAAGGGAGGGTATGTGTGATTCTCTGCATGTTTTCACTTCCTCAATGTTTTCGACTGACACCAGACGGACGTTGGACCAAGAAACACTGCCAGCAGCATCAGCACAGTGATCTACGTTATTGTGTTTATCTACCATAGTTAGTGGTGTTTATTATACACGTACAGCAACATAGTAACAGATCAGCACAGTGCAGTAAAAGTAAGTGAAGTGCAGCTTCTCTTTAACAGTTTCAGTCCTCTAAAGATGTCGACAGATATTTATGCCAAACCGGATTTATCCAAGAAGGTCAGATACACCAGAAAGGAGGAGTGGCAGGAAAATGAGGTGGATATTTACGAGAGTGCAGACGATATTGGAATACATCATTTTCAGTCACATGACGGAGGTAAGTGAGAAACTATGACAAATCATCATGATAATACTTGgcacgcaggtggtcgagtggttagagtgcattccatatacgcagccgaccctggttTGATTCCGGgcagaggtcctttgctgcatgtcacatccccccgTCTGTAACCTGtttttcctatctgtctactgcttcaTTAAGGTAATACAGGTctttcaaataataataatgcttgTCTTGTCTGATGGTGGGTGTGCCCTTTAAATCATGTAAACTCTCAGTTTAGATCTTTACACAAACCCATCAGCATACATGTTTCTTTCTATAAACCTACATTTTCTGCATGAGACCTTGTGTTTTATGGATATTTCCTTCCAGTAGTTCTTTATTAGGATTATGTTGTGCCTTGTGATTAACATGCACCACAGCTCTCTGAGTAGAGGCCTTTGTTCATGTGTTCTGTTCACGTTCTTTGGTTCCAATTAAGCTCAACTTTCCAGAaggtttgtttcttttcagacACAACATGTATCTAATAGTCAAGGCTTTTTGGCATCATGTCTATTGGTTTTACTAACATTTAACAATCAGACAGCTTTCTCAGATCTGAGGAAGTATCATCTCCAGCTCAGACAGCTTTACAACAGGGTAGTAAGGGAAATGACACGACAGGAAGAAGAGAAGTGCTGCATGATAAGATCTGTTGAAGATCATTATTAGTACAGAGTCGAGGGtgagagaggctgaagaggtgATGCACAGCTGTAACACACTTTCTGCTGAAGCTCAGCTGTGCAATTCAATGATTATTTATGACTCAACATTTAAGATGAGCTCATGTTTTGGTTTATACAACAGTGTTTGAgtgatattttttaatatatttctaATGTTAGGACTTTAAAACAACTTGTTCACAGTTGTGCACAGATGTCACCACagatcaaaacaatgaaaccaCAGAGTAAAACGTCTTTGTAGCAGAGGGGAATgatgctctctgtgtgtttgtcactttaGGACCGCAGAATGAGAAACAACCTCCAGCCGTCCAAAGAAAGCAGTTCAGTTCTGCTGTATTCTGTCTTGGAGTGCTGTGCTTTCTGATGCTGACTGCAATCATCCTCCTATCCACATattgtaatatataaaaaatacatatacatatatacacacacacatatatataaataaataaataaaaaaaaaacccattataTATAAATTAGGGCTCTCAACGACTAAAATAtttaattgcgattaatcgcattatTGTCAATGGTAACAAATGTGCAATTAATCTCAAATCAATCACGTATTTTCAATCTGTTCTAAATgcaccttaaagggatattttcaCTCTTTTCAACATGGGAGTGAACAACtatgcttgctttatgcaaatgtatgtcaTTAGTattgcaacaatccaaaacacTGAGAAATACTGTAAAGAATATTCTCCAGAATAACCTCCGTTCtgataccgctctccacgagtctaggacatgcacaagtccacacagactcacgtgtgccttcaagggttagcctacatctgaggtcattcgttgagagatggagtttgtaaaatactTCGAAAAGCAAGTAGACAGGTCATATcggtgcaacgtcaggaattgctccctcttttaaatttgagctaGCGTACAGCGAAttaaattttaggtgagcggagagcggtctttgagcagAGCTGTCTGGTATAATTTTGAGCGGTGGAGCAAAGGAGTGAACACCCACGTACGCGGGGAGCGAaaattctcgccgctcagctGCGCTCACATGCTGTGTACATCGTGGTTTTTGTGGTGATCAAAAACAAGCTATTTTTATTCGACCATCTCTATCAGTGAGTGTGTTGACAACAACaggtgttaaaaatgaaacattttcttcaaCTTAACCAAACTTTTTTGTGGTTAAGCAGAGCATTAGCACAGCTTGTGATAATACAGAcatagaaaattcaacctgaACAAATATTCAACTGaaagaacaaaaggaaaacaccATTTTGAATGAAGGGGGGCTTTAAATATACGGCGGCAGCTATTATGATTCCTCAGCAGTCTGAGTTATAACATTCAAGTGTGTACCTTGATGCTGATAACATGTTGGTCTAATGCTGGTCTGTGTCCCAGGCAGGACAACAACATGTGTGAACGAGCAGTACCAGCAGAGGGCGACAGTGATGGAATATAATCATATAAAGTTCTAGGAAGTCTGTGCATAGAATATGTAAaagcacaagaacacacacaaaaaaactctaATTTGGAATATAGAAAATGATATTTCATTATGCACAGGAAAATAGGTAGTTGGTCTTTAGTATAAAGAAACAatgatatgtttgtgttttttactttgttCTGGTTCTCGCCAGATATCTCAGTCACTTTGGAAAAAGACCAGCTGCAGAACAGATACGACAAACTGAGCAACAACTACACCCAACTCCAGGAAACAGCTTCAGgtgaaaaaaatctcaaaacaaaaaaggaaataccaAATATACAGGATCAAATTCTCTGCAAAATGTTTGTATTATCTCACTGATAATCTATTTCACACATTACAGTCAACAACAATCAGCTGAAGAGCAGTTATGAAACCCTGAGTAAAAATCACAGTAAGTTACAGGCTGAGTTACAGAAGCTGAAGGACAAAATTGAAGGTGAGAAAAATCTCAAATGTGCAACTGTAATGTGAATTTACATGATACAACTTGACTGTGCTTCATCTTTTtattatgtaagggataatgcccgatgAGGTGTttattaacagaaatgaatcggacGACGCGGAGGCGCTTCGCGTCGGACGGTTGCTTCCGTGAAgtccgattcatttctgttaatggacacctcgaagggcattatcccgcttataccatggtcacatgccaaagaaaagaaattcggaccattaatttacattttcatgcgttttacaatcaaaatatgaagtttttcacaagccataacttagtttccctggtaacgcctgagggtttgactaatacctggaacaatcattactctcccgtaaggttcttatgcaacggagacgttgttcactcctccagtaaataggacggaccatagatacgacttggcaacgggagatattctagtccgctcagccatgagccagaaagctaacgctatgctagcaagattcaaagtcaataacattgcatacggttgacaaacagtaaatataatttgacagtatgctagctaacacgattagctaactaaccagtcatgtcattgtccccaaatcaatagcaagatttccacgaacaaatgaccggccgtgtgtaacgttactgtggccgcagcctgaagcagagagttgaacagcgaacgggatgtgagattatttgcatatcagtaagtttagaggggaagtgaactttctgcagcttgtgtgttacagtcgccaccctgtggtgttcagaggataagacactgaaggactgatggactgcactcagtgctggaaatataatattcagatttgataagccagctagcgcattgattacagcggtgaacagtcaatttgactggaactacttagtaggtgtccatatatcactttttaacctacaccctccagccaatcagaatcgagtattcacccagaccatggtataaaacTGATTCaagatgttgacattttttgagATTATATTTCAGACCGTCACAAATGAGATATTATATCCTGAGCAAAAATACAGAGCTAACAGCCTGAATAGGGAAAGTTGTGATCAAGAAACACCTTAAACTAAATAGAGGAAACAAGAAGTTAATTTGACACAGAATGACATGAAATCTATCTTTAAAACACGTGTTTGACATTAAGGAATGAGGTGTCCTGACGGATGGACGAGATTTGGATGCAGCTGTTACTTTATACCCAATGAGAAGAGAACGTGGGATGAGAGCAGAGCTGACTGTCAGAACAAAGGAGCAGATCTGGTGGTCATaaacaacaaagatgaaaatgtgagtgtgtgttagtaaagAGCCTCTAACTCAACCTGCTGTGACTCTGTCATCTGGACCTGTTCTCCTCTCAatgttattttcacatttcagactgtgtgtattttaaagattggatttgtagttttgtttgcaatgaaatatttaaattattcatATCTAACAACATTTCTTTACTACAATAGAAAAACTGAATGATGAACAGAGAAATGATTGTTGTCTCTTGTTAAATACCAGAAATTTGTCAGTGAGCTGAACAACATGAATGGAGAGTCCTGGATTGGTCTAAAGACAGAATGGTTACAAGGAAGCCGTTATGAATGGAAGTGGGTGGACAGATCACCGCTGAGAGAAACGTGAGACATTttgaagtttttattttcatcacatttcCATCAAAATAACTGGCTGTcacagaaattaaatgtgaatattattaatattatcatctTAAATGAGACCCAATGATTGGGAAACCATCTGTGTGTTTCAAATCAGTGGATCCAtgatctctttctttttctgattcagtcctcaaaatgttaatcacatgaatcactgaaaacagagagacaagatTACTACATATATTAGATGAGTTATTGAAacattatcattaata
Coding sequences within:
- the LOC115578523 gene encoding CD209 antigen-like protein C isoform X3, translating into MSAEILAAPDSSFNVRFIRTENRGEGEEMEVEILEDEEHHADLGSQQARPNTEQNGAAVKRRCFRAPAVTLGVMYLLMLAGIYIRYISVTLEKDQLQNRYDKLSNNYTQLQETASVNNNQLKSSYETLSKNHSKLQAELQKLKDKIEGMRCPDGWTRFGCSCYFIPNEKRTWDESRADCQNKGADLVVINNKDENKFVSELNNMNGESWIGLKTEWLQGSRYEWKWVDRSPLRETFRASGLPAATQSWYTAYSNQQGQWRQSDDVHTKYYICEKRVSCIL
- the LOC115578523 gene encoding CD209 antigen-like protein C isoform X4: MSAEILAAPDSSFNVRFIRTENRGEGEEMEVEILEDEEHHADLGSQQARPNTEQNGAAVKRRCFRAPAVTLGVMYLLMLAGIYIRFTLEKDQLQNRYDKLSNNYTQLQETASVNNNQLKSSYETLSKNHSKLQAELQKLKDKIEGMRCPDGWTRFGCSCYFIPNEKRTWDESRADCQNKGADLVVINNKDENKFVSELNNMNGESWIGLKTEWLQGSRYEWKWVDRSPLRETFRASGLPAATQSWYTAYSNQQGQWRQSDDVHTKYYICEKRVSCIL
- the LOC115578523 gene encoding CD209 antigen-like protein C isoform X2; the protein is MSTDIYAKPDLSKKVRYTRKEEWQENEVDIYESADDIGIHHFQSHDGGPQNEKQPPAVQRKQFSSAVFCLGVLCFLMLTAIILLSTYYISVTLEKDQLQNRYDKLSNNYTQLQETASVNNNQLKSSYETLSKNHSKLQAELQKLKDKIEGMRCPDGWTRFGCSCYFIPNEKRTWDESRADCQNKGADLVVINNKDENKFVSELNNMNGESWIGLKTEWLQGSRYEWKWVDRSPLRETFRASGLPAATQSWYTAYSNQQGQWRQSDDVHTKYYICEKRVSCIL
- the LOC115578523 gene encoding CD209 antigen-like protein C isoform X5; the protein is MSTDIYAKPDLSKKVRYTRKEEWQENEVDIYESADDIGIHHFQSHDGDISVTLEKDQLQNRYDKLSNNYTQLQETASVNNNQLKSSYETLSKNHSKLQAELQKLKDKIEGMRCPDGWTRFGCSCYFIPNEKRTWDESRADCQNKGADLVVINNKDENKFVSELNNMNGESWIGLKTEWLQGSRYEWKWVDRSPLRETFRASGLPAATQSWYTAYSNQQGQWRQSDDVHTKYYICEKRVSCIL